Proteins encoded together in one Astatotilapia calliptera chromosome 7, fAstCal1.2, whole genome shotgun sequence window:
- the rxfp3 gene encoding relaxin-3 receptor 1: MSGEFSDTAYEGSPGIVYAASFNLSYVFNTTNSSYEDYLHLPDSEKADSVGDGAAVVRIIISIIYSLVCALGLVGNLLVLYLMKSKHVWKKSSINLFVTSLAVTDFQFVLTLPFWAVENALDFTWLFGKAMCKIVSYVTAMNMYASVFFLTAMSVARYWSLASALKGRRRRAHCCSARSITVIIWVFAVSAALPHAVFSTTVTVSNEDLCLVKFPETNGSAQFWLALYHSQKVLLGFVVPLGIISACYLLLLRFITSKNINTSSAKRRAKVTKSVTIVVLSFFLCWLPNQALTAWGILVKLNVVHFSYEYYSMQVYVFPVSVCLAHSNSCLNPILYCLMRREFRKALKKLFWRMTSPTLTTLRPITATTKPEADEQGQVLVPVCAPEEPAVVFYPPGEVIYNDRRDLPQNSA, from the coding sequence atgtctgGAGAATTTAGCGACACTGCTTATGAAGGCTCGCCAGGGATTGTCTATGCTGCTTCCTTTAACTTGAGCTATGTTTTCAACACGACCAACAGCTCGTACGAGGACTACCTCCACCTGCCAGACTCTGAGAAAGCTGACTCTGTGGGAGATGGAGCCGCTGTTGTAAGGATTATCATCTCGATCATTTACTCTCTGGTTTGCGCGCTGGGTCTGGTTGGAAACTTGCTGGTCTTGTACTTAATGAAGTCTAAACATGTGTGGAAAAAATCCTCCATCAACCTTTTCGTAACTAGTTTGGCGGTGACTGACTTCCAGTTCGTCCTGACTCTGCCCTTCTGGGCTGTGGAAAACGCTTTGGACTTCACTTGGCTTTTCGGCAAAGCGATGTGCAAGATAGTGTCCTATGTGACGGCAATGAACATGTACGCCAGCGTTTTTTTCCTGACCGCCATGAGCGTGGCGAGGTACTGGTCACTCGCGTCTGCCCTGAAAGGCAGGCGGAGGCGGGCTCACTGCTGTTCCGCGCGGTCCATCACCGTTATCATCTGGGTTTTCGCCGTCTCCGCCGCTCTGCCGCACGCGGTTTTCTCCACGACGGTGACAGTTTCCAACGAGGACCTGTGCCTCGTCAAATTCCCGGAAACCAACGGATCGGCGCAGTTTTGGCTCGCGCTCTATCACTCTCAAAAAGTGTTGCTTGGCTTCGTGGTGCCTCTGGGCATCATCTCAGCCTGCTACCTGCTCCTTTTGCGCTTCATCACCTCCAAAAACATCAACACCTCGAGCGCCAAGCGACGCGCCAAAGTCACAAAGTCCGTCACCATAGTGGTCTTATCCTTCTTTCTGTGCTGGCTGCCCAACCAGGCTCTCACAGCCTGGGGCATCCTCGTGAAACTCAACGTGGTTCACTTCAGTTACGAGTACTACAGCATGCAAGTGTACGTGTTCCCCGTGTCCGTGTGCCTTGCGCACTCCAACAGCTGCCTGAATCCCATCCTGTACTGTCTTATGAGGCGGGAGTTCAGAAAAGCGCTGAAAAAACTCTTCTGGCGGATGACCTCGCCGACTCTGACCACCTTAAGACCGATCACAGCCACCACAAAGCCGGAGGCGGACGAGCAAGGGCAGGTCCTGGTCCCCGTGTGCGCACCCGAGGAGCCCGCAGTGGTGTTTTATCCTCCCGGGGAAGTGATTTACAATGACAGGCGAGACCTACCCCAGAACAGCGCTTAA